TAACTATACAAACATCAATTCATAGCATAAAGccgttatgttaaaaaaaaactaaagtcaCCTGGTTTGCATTTGGAATATAGCTTGCCAATCCACTGTCGGAAAGATGAGGATTAAAATCTGTATCAAGCAATATGTTGGCCGACTTTATATTCTTATGAACAACAGATGGTGAACAAACTTCATGTAGGTACCTAGGAGAAAAACAAGTAGAGTTAGGTTGTTGATTCTCAGGGcaaaaatttacattgatgcTTGAAGTCCAAAACTATGTTGTCTTCTATTAGATCTGTCTAAACTTCCTATTAATAGTAAAAGTCCCTAGTTTCTTCAGCAAATAAGTAAATAGAAAACCAGATTCAGTCATAAGGTTTAACATAATATGAAATGACGCAAAACCTCCTTATAAATGTAATATCAAGATCTTCTATCTACATTAACAAACAACTAACTTACTCTAAAGCACGAGCAATCCCCAAAGCAATCTTCACACGAGAATTCCATATCAATGGTTTACTATACTCATCAGGTAGGTGAAGGAAGTCATGAAGTGATCCATTTTTATGAAACTCATAGACTAGTAGGTGTTGTCCATGCTCTGAACAATAACCTACAAGCTCGGTCACATTGGGATGATGCAATTGGGATATGTTTGAAACCAGTTCTACAAAATCATCAGACATATCATTGGGAAGGACAGATGAATCTATCTTCTTCACGGCAAGAACCTACAACATTTTCAGGAGAAAAccaaatcaaaacaattaataaacatatacaTAGATTCTAGGCACGGTCTATTATAGAAAAGTCCATGGTATTTATTGGGAGCTATTGGCTGTACGTGTGGCATCTACATGCAGCAGGACTTCTCCGACTTCTTTGATTTTATACTTGTATAGCCGTAAGACTTAAAAGATGCATCATCAGCACATGCATTCACATGCTTTCATATTGAAACTATTCAGATTTGACCCCTTCTaccaaaattatataatgtgaCAATTCTATTTTGGAATTATATATCTCTGCTACCAGCATTAGATATAGAGGTGTATTTGCAGCAAACAACAGGTAAGGAATACCTTTCCCTCATCAAATTGAGCACGGTATACACGTCCAAAAGACCCCTCACCAAGAAGTTGCTCCACACTGAAGGATCCAGTAGCAATCTGCAGGTCAGCTATAGAATATGATTTTACATTTGTAGGAGCTGTTACGGTCTTCTTGACTTTAGTGGGCTTATTGACTATAACGGGCTTGTTTGAAAACTCGTCTTCATCAAATGATTTGTGACGATCAAAAGGTGGAGGTTTAAGGCTTATTGGGGTCGCAGATGTATCAAATGTCTTCAAATCAATTACAGATGAAGTTTGCATGGAATTCATTTCTGCATCATGACAGATATTAATATGTCAATTTCAATCAGAACATAATGAAAGAAGAATAACTTAATGGctaaaaattaaactgaaaGCATTAAGACAAGGCTGTCATTTCCATTAAAGAAAGACTGTAGACAGCCCAGTCATTTTCTAATTAGTGGTGCAGTTTGGCACaactaattataacaaaaataagcTTTCTCTAGTGTAGTCACAGCTATGGTGCCAAGCATGCATCTGTCCCCGACAAAAGTGTTGAAGTAATTGCTACTAACTTGCCTTACAGTTCAAATACAGATTATCCGACAATATTATAGATTGAATTGCAAAATTCATTTATCAAAGGCAGAATTATGCATATCATAGTTAAGCATCAATAGAGAAAGAGATTTAAGAAGAATGAAGGGTGAACCTACAAataagtgaaatgttatgaataTACATTGACCTAAAATAAGGGAgaccttaataaaaaaatgaaaataatttttcaatagtATGCAAGAATAAAATGCAGACCGTGCACTTCATTTTGAGCCAAGGGTTGATTGTCAAGCTTTTCAACATCATTAAATGACTTTTTGGGTCTTCTCTTCACCAGAAAGAATACTACTATTGCCCCAACAACCAAGATGGAGATCACTATTCCAGCAATTCCACCACCTCCTATACCAGATTTTTTGCCTCCACCGTCACTTGAGCCACCATCTGATGGGCTATGTCCACCAGATTTGTGATTTCGGTTTCTTGCTACTGCTGGAGGTGTCCCAGGAGGAGGTGGGGGTGCAGGTCCCGAGCTCCATGCATTACCATCCTTTCTGTCATCAAATTTGACCATTTTCAAGATTTATAGAATTGATGACGAAAAATTGATTCTAACAAACATTGCTGATAATGGCAATGCTTACTGTATTATGTTTTTCAATTGTTCTGGTATCCAGCCTGTAAAATGATTGTTTCCCACATTCCTGAGATAAATTTAAGAACATAAATAGAACTGAAAAGGTACTTCTATTGAAATATAGGAAAGGACATTCCAAAGCTATTATATGAAACAGAAACATACAAAGTATCAAGAGGCAGATTAGCAAGGACATCAATGGTGCCAGTAAACTGGTTGTTTTGCAGATACCTACATAAACAAGTCAACTCAGAATGTAATCAACACCATGTAAGTATTagcagaaaaatggataaacaaaaagaaaagttagACATTTACATGGTTCTTATGCTAGAAAGTGAGCTCATAGTCTGAGGCAGGTCACCCGTCAAAGAATTGAAGGAGAGATCCCTGCAACAAATAATAGATATTATACCTGGCCCTGAACTGTCACCGAACCAAATTCTAACATACTTTACTTCGAGCATATGAAACAAAATACCCTCCATTGTTACCTATGACAAAAGTGTGGATATTTTAAACCACCAGAAGCACATGTTGTAGAATATAGTGCAATAGCCAATGTATATGGATCATTTTGCACAGAAGAATAACAAACATTATCTTAAACATGGGATCAGAAGTAATATTGTGAAATTACTAAATGCAAAATGGAAATTGATCCATAACAAAACACATAAAATCTCagactgaaaatgaaaacaaacaatattttatagttAACATAAACTTGATAGACATCTAGACTACTTTTTATATTGTTGAAGGGCAGGAGGAATAGGAAATCTCACAATGTAGAGAGGGAAGAAAGCTTTTGGAAATCAACATTAAGTGCTTGCTGGAGCTGATTGTGACCAAGATTCCTGCATAAggaagattaaattaaaaaaatgattccaGTTGCTTGTGAAGGAGGTTTATACAATAAGAAGTTTACAAGAAGTTAAGAAGATGATTACACACAGGACTATAAGCGAAGTCTTTTCAGAAAGGGAATAGGGGATTGCCCCATTGAAATTATTATTAGCAAGATTTCTGCATCCAAAGAAACATGAATGTTagaaattaatgaattataatatcagaacaaaaatcaagaaaaaagtaataaaagatATAGAAACATACAAGTACTGCAGATTAGGAGGAAGTTGGTATGGTATGGTGCCACCAAGGTTGTTGTTACTCAAGTCTCTGCAGAATTTTACATGGTCGTAAGAATAATTACAATACATATAAAACTGGTTATATGATGAATGAGACCATTAACTTACAGGTTTGTCACAGATGACATGGGTTCTAGCTGGTAACCCAAAGATCCAGAAAGTGAACGACCAGGTAACTTACTGATAAGAAGtggaaaataaatgaataatcatCAGAAATCACAGCACCAAAAGCAATAACAATCAAGACATATAAAGTGAAAGAGAGATTGCGACTTCACATCTCTGTGACTCGATTGCCAGAGCAAGTGATGCCTTGCCACGACTGTCCACAAGGATCATCACCATTCCAATTTAGCTGGGATGGTGAGTTCATACTTTGAAACAAAACCTTTAGAGAAGCAACTGCATCAAACATTAAGAAAAAGATAGTTGGTAAACCCTGGACATGTAAAATAGAAAGTTCATTATAGATTTCTATTACATTAGTGTCTGCACTACCAtcctttttacatattttaagatATGAACACTATTTGCCAACTATGGAATGGAACCTATGATGATAGCATTTATCACTTCTAAGCATAAGTGaacaaattaatcattaaatctTCTCAGTCTGAATTCAGAAAATGTTCACATTGAAGATTTGAAATTCATGATATTGACTTTACACCCTTAAacatcaagaaagaaaaaattaacaataaagaaactaaaattcaTTAGGGATTCTTAAAATGATGCATTGCAGTCTCTTCAGCCAAATTGGCATGATATGAGATTAAATTAATGGATGCATGTAAGTTCATGAAAAGTAATATTACTGACTATAGAGGAACATAAAGAAAACCTATTCACATCACCTAGCCACTTACCAAATAAGAGTAAATATGCAAGGGTTTTAAACCATCACGTACTTAAATTTACAAGAGTTCATCATTGGGTTTAGTAGAAAATTTAATATCAGATGTTCACCAAGCCAACATTTTATACATTCAAAGTATCACAAAGCAGAGCAAGTTGCTGGTCAAGTACGAGGTAGTTGATaacaaaagaagaataaatatgCGTAGAGGATTACATCGGACATGAATAATAAGATGCaaaaatcagtaaaaaaaagGTTACTAATTCCATGCAAGCATTCCCAAACCTTAAATAGATGGCTAGAGCCTACAAGACGCTAGTGATTGATATATCAGAAATTTCATATAGCTAAAGATAGAATCCAGCATACTAGTGGTGTTGTTACGATCACAATGTAATACTTCAAATTTTATACAGAAATATGGCAGGTCAAGATTCATTACATAAAGCCCAGAACAAAGTTGAGAAGGATTTTGGAATTTAGCAGAAATGCAGCTACCATAGTTCAAGGTTACTCTTATTAGTAATAAAGCAATCAACCTCGTGATACAAGTGAATGCTGAGACCTACTACAAAGGATGGAGAGCAGCCATAGAATGGCGAGCTTTTAACAGCTCAAGATGTCACTCACATGAGGTCTAGTGCTTTATTAAGATTGTTACATTTATTCCCTTAGGGAGAACAGAAGCAAGATTGAGCTGCAATCTTTGTAGCTAAATCTTCTCATAGAGAGTTCTtaggtttctttctttttctttttcttttttttaatgaattagaCATCATCATACAAGAAGGACAAATTTGAACATCAAACAGAAAACACAGTATCAAAGACAACAAGTACATGGAATGAAAGTGGAAGACGAAGGGTCCCACTCAGCTGTTGCAATTTGTTTTTGTGCAGCTTGAGTGGATATTATTATAACAGGCATCTCCTGTTTTTGAACTTGGAAATTCGTTCAACTGtactttaagaataaaatataagaaaatagcaACTGTGTTATTACATCAAATTCCTGATGTTTCAATCTATCCTTGTTAGTTGACAACATTCTCTGCAGTAAAGAAGTGAGAATTGCATCAACCAGCTACATAGCATACACAACACATAGCTGATAGCTCAAACACAactgaaaataacataaaaaaaaactaatttttttttaaaaaaaatcctttttttttgctgaaatcATTGGTACACAAAGCATAGGCCACCCTATCAATCTGAGTAATCAGTAACATTCAgggtaaaaaattaaacaagtgCCACTGAAGAGATCAGCTGGCAAACTTCACTATGATACAAAAACCAATAAAACCAGACACAAAACATAGACCAAATCAATCTAATCTGCTGGGGAATTGACAGAGCTGTCCAAAGAACAAGGTTGGAACTTGAAAACCAAACAAAAACATGTAAGCAAGCAAAagggaagaaaacaaagaaagaagcaGACTTAACTAACACTAGCACAACGCAACAAACACACAGAATGATGAAAAGTGCAAAGCTGAGAGTGAGATCAAAGAAGACACAAACCGTCATTTGGATCTGTGTCACCATTGATGGCCAAAATGCAAGTGCCGATGAACAGCACCAGCACCAGTCTTGGATCCAACACCatttttttgggtgaaaaaatattttatcgcAAAAATTCTTCCAACCCTGAAAGCAAAAAGGATGTGCAATCAACCCCTTTAcgttaattttcaatttttcataataatattttatgggTTGCTGCCTATATATGTTGCCACCATTGCCGAGTAAAGCTGGCAAGCACGAAATGCCTTATCACATTATTGTGTATTctatattttgtaataaatttattattatcatcttaCCAtgctcttttatatatataggaaaagaagatatgcaaaccctttttttttttgttgaataaatatttaagaaatatttcCAAACTTTGAATCTTTATCATGTCCACTGGCCACCGTAAAAAACCgtataatattttctattttgcttCGGATTAAttgtataaatcattttttgtaTATAGCGTTTATTGTGAGGGAATGGAGAAGATAAgagtaagtttttatttttattttattaaaaaatttacagagataaaaaagaaagaaaatataaaagttaaaaaaatgcctCTTCTGTCTCTTCTATGATATTGTAGAGActaaaaaactatttataattttttaatatattaattaaatgattgtaaaaaaaaatttaactcaaatatcttcaattaatatttataaaaataaaacagtaCATTATGATTCTACTCtcttttgaattaaataattagatttttCCTTGGTTgacaattttgttttccttcCTTTATTGAAATCCTTCTActtttttaagattatatttgataaaagtagttgaaaaacttatttctcCTCTCTTTCGATGTCAATTAAATgatggaattttattttctattttattatcaacatccttctaattttttaagggaaaatacttataaaattagttaaaggttaaaaaattaactgaCAAAGACTAAAGACTATTAAGCTAACTTATTAAACTatgaatatttagtaaaatcatccattaGAATAGTTGATAaaggtaaaatgaaaaaaatgttttttatataaatttaatttaattttgtagataaaatattacactaaaaaaaaattatttaaaaatttatttttaaattttttttaaagtttcaattactattattttcatGTCGTATAGTCTACcattaatgttatattatatcttaaaatGTTATCAgctaagtttaaaataaaatagtatatatatgtgCACTTAATTATATATGTCTTTACTTTCATTGTTTTGACTAGCATGGCAATACCATTGCATATTATTATTGTCATATTAATTGATCATCATACTTTAAAGTACaatgctaaaataaaaaaataaataatataatggtTAAAGCAAACAGTGTAATATAAAGATATcccaaataataacaaaaaaaactttatcttatGTAAAAGcaataagataaatttaataaaaaggtACAAGTTACAACAAAATAtcccaaaataatatattatattataaaatttaaggtCAAATTAAGTTGATCTTTGTATTTATGACAATCAGTTATTACTAAATGAAAGAATTCACTaacgatatattttttgtgtgcCTCTTTTTCATCATACACTTTCATCAATTAACATATTATGAGACTatttgtggaaaaaaaaatctaaagtaaaagtttaattttagaaTGACGTGGCttatttctcatatttttacataaattaattaattaatacttttttgttcttttttaattgtcaaatttttgaagattttttatttttatttatatgtattttgtaaagattaagatcatattaaatatttttttatcaattatatccttatttttctatttatttatcatttattgtgaagtagaaaaaaagagatggaataaaaaattccataactttttaattagaataaaaaattattatattttttgattttttacctaacaaccttaaaagacataaaaataacaaagttaGTATAGTTGTTTGTTGAAAACAACTCCATTAAAtcctaataaatttgacaaaaataattcgccttatatatatacatcattcATCAATAAGCAAGAATAGGAACACGTGGCTTTTATGACAATTATTACTGGgcattcatgtttttttttacaattactGGGCATTCATCTATAAGCCTTTCTTGATCTAatgataattttcttttagataGTTTCGTATtcgaattttataaaaaaaacaaaataagttgtaaaaaatttgtctttttaaataaatctattaaaataCAATGAAATTTTTAACTATTGAGGATGTAAGGGGGAAAAGATgattttattaatcttttattatGGTAGAATGATTGGAAGAGTTTTGAATAaacataactttttaaaataaagccttggtactttttgaaaaaaaaaaaaatcattagggGTTGATTATCTTGACGTTTGGGCATTGGAATGATAGTAATGGAGGCCATAATGTGTAGTATAATAGTATATGGTGTTGTTATGTAATGACACGAAGGTTTAGGTGATGCAACTTTTCTAGTGATTATTAGGCAGAAAAGGTCAGCATTGCGCGTAATGAACTGGGTTTTGTTCATGCAATCAACATCAATAATATACTacttccttttatttttgggctgaaATAAAACATGGTAATGTAAATTTGTTCTTTCCAAAAGTTTATTTGCTACAAGCTTACCTGAATTTTCTCTATCCCTCTacgtatattattttttttatatgggaGTGAAatgattactttaaaattatttaaaatgatatatattggactattttaaaagtcacataattttatttttaattttaaatatttatctctcTTACATTCTCTCtctgagaaagagaaaaatcattttattagcTTTCTCATCAATGAATTTGTTATTTGATAATGAAATGTCATATATCCCATCATCActatatgtaaacaaaaaagaaaaaagaaaaaaacttcggTAAGATGTAAATTGATTTCCAAGTCATGTTGGGCTGGTAAAAAAATGATCATGTGACAACTTTATAGTCCAAGCcaagtttaataaaaatcaGTCATGTGGTAAAATCAGAGCGGGCCGGTTCAACATATTTTTAGGTATAAAGCTAATATTGAAAGTGAGgccttcttaaaataaataatttttttttaaaaaaattattatattttatcattgaaagttaattttttgagcttttagatataaaattatttataaaactattgTAATTAACttcctttaatattttttttcgatCCATATTaaagtcaattcattcaatttttttaaagagaaactTTTGATGTatccaattataaaaatattactaatgtaTAATGTAATTAATGAGAAATTAATTCTTTAAGTGAcatagaacaataaaaaagagttCTATTATAATGAGTGATAAATTTTGGATTCAAATACCAATATTGCAGATTTGGAGTATCACTCGTACAAATATTGCAGATTTGTAGTATCACTCTCGGCCCTTCAAGAAAATTTGGCCTACTACACTAGAATAAcgtacattaaaaattatataaaatattaattgtaatGATATTAATTTGGGACGATCTAAAGTAAGGGTGGCTGCTTTATGCTTCAGCCAACCCTAATTAAAATcatgataatttcttttttattatgatattggTACAAAGTTGATTCTTGTTAAAATTGGTGAAAATCTTCACTTAACTACttgattaagaaatataaattattatcactTATGTCAattgtttttagtaaaaaaatcataataattaagtttaaatatcctcatataaaaataaatgtacaaATTTTGGCCTATTTTaccctttaattatttttttaaggagcttaccttttaattattattgatgCATCATAAATGCacactatttttaattttcttttttgaagtaatgttactttataaattaattgcTCCCATATATATAACAATGTATAAACTAGATATCAACTTGTTTTAGtatatacattttattcttcaacTTCTATTAATACATTATAGTTATATACTTctatttcaatttgttttttttaattatgtagttctataatataaattaactattttgatctcttcattttatttaaaaataaaaaatatagatagaCAAACACATTAGTCCTTGTCTTTCCACTACTACAGATTTATAAGTCTCCCCCTTTTGATTagaaacaacaattttttttttttaaagaaacaacTATCTTCAAATGGATAAATATAATCCACTAAAATCAACCTAGTATATGCAGTTAGAGTAGTATGTATAAGATGTaggttttaatcttttttatcgCTATTGTACACACAAAAAAtgggtgtatatatatatatatatatatatatatatataaactatttgcgTGGTGTGTGGACAACTGGACATCTTAACTAAGTAACCATTTTAATTTCAGCTACTTCCATGTGGCGTCTCCAAAATCTTCTACTAGGTAGGGTTCTTAGCACTATCCAACATCAACATTACAAACATTGGATTTCAACACGTGCAAAGGCCCTTACAAGGATTTGAGAGTTGAGACCAACCAACTACTTTTGCTGGCCACCATTGCCTTCACATTTTTTTCCCTCTTATATCAACTATTTTTACTGCCAAAAAAAACACGATTATGGGTGATGGGAAGTTGACAATATATAAATGAGAACAATTTTCTTAACTACGGCAACAAACTTGTCGtgtgatcaaattaaatttcacaATTCAAAATGACTTGAAAATCAATTTACATGTCAAAAAAGTTTTTTACATAAATCGGTGATGACATAATCTCTAGTTAGTTACATACATCATCATTACTTTACAAAGACTCATGAACATCAGCGACCAAGCtcacatattttaataaaacgGGGATTAGATGCTAAGTAAAATATGTTggttattttatctatatatatacattgcaTATATAACCAAGTAAACGAGTTTGGAAGGCATCAAGGAacagttaattaattattttggccACTTTTCTTTAAGTTAAAGGCATTAGATTAAAAATCACATGCACGTCATCTGAAACATACAGCACAACTATTTACACCGACATGGTAACAGACAGTATCTATGATATGAAATAAAACGTTCTACATTGTCAAATGGTCACTCAAAGCAATCTCTTTCTAGATACAAGTGGGTTGTctttgatgttgacaaaaaaGACTTTTCACAAAGGAAACCAAATTTGCAAATATAAGTGTTCTTTGCGTACTGAATCGACAAAATGTTACCTGaaaagttttattatatttcttaattaaaaagtatatttaaattgataaattaatttaaaaatataaattgatatataatttttttattatcaaatgatTGATGCAAAATATCCACCaactttaagataattaatatttatttaagaaccttgactgcatttttttttatcatcaaacaAACTctcaattttcatttaattaagaaaaaagatatgGGTACAAGGAGTACCCTTCACTTATTACACAACTAATATTAAGGAACACTAGTTCTCTATTCCAATCCTCTGTTCTACTTGAATGCATCTTTAGTGTTTTCTCATGtcttaattatactttttttatttataagattttgaATTCAAGACTATTTTTAAGAGTTTTAAATTTAGTTCTACTCATTCTAATGATATATTGATAATCATTACATAATTTATAGTCATAAGCTTgtgacttttaattaattttacattttaaacaaGTCtgtaaatttaagaaattaataacattttttgtgCTATTGATTAACTAGTTGAAAAGGACAACGAAAGTTGCATGAGGGGAAAGGAAAACAAAAGCATACTTTATTGTGTGTCccattttcttttatgaaaGAAAAGGTTTTACTGTAATAGGAGGAAGGAGGAGGTAGGAATAGTAGTGGATGGCACAACGCAAACCCGCCACACGTTGTTGCGTTTATTGTCAGACAATATCTGATGAGCTGCCACGTAGGATGCTGCCAACCACCGCCCAGTCACCTGGCCCATACAATCAAAATCATGTGTGTCGGTGCCATTTTATGATCATTGACTCAATCTTAATGTAAATTATCATcttatataagaataaaaatgactaatttaattttatataaataattaaaataaaatttttattactgATTgtataatcacttaaaaaattatatgtatttttttaattttaattatataaataagattttataatttataattcttgttcatcataataaaaaaaattatcgttttgacAGGTTATATAGTTTAGATTAGATTACCATTATGGTATGACATTGTTgacagataattttatttttaaaaaatataatgaatggAAGGATTTGATATGAGATTTGAGAATatgaaaaagtatttattaggatagattaataattttttaaatatatcacgGTATTTTTGACCTTCAGAATCTCTTATTCTTGATTGAAGATTGAAGGATATTATATAATACAagctttaattattttgagaaatgattattataaatttaaattatgtattaaaagttattattctAATTATAAATCTTGATACTATTTGTAGTTAATGTATAATttggattttaattaatataaacctTCATGCCTATCTAACATATTGAGTTTg
This region of Glycine max cultivar Williams 82 chromosome 7, Glycine_max_v4.0, whole genome shotgun sequence genomic DNA includes:
- the LOC100780323 gene encoding protein STRUBBELIG-RECEPTOR FAMILY 6 yields the protein MVLDPRLVLVLFIGTCILAINGDTDPNDVASLKVLFQSMNSPSQLNWNGDDPCGQSWQGITCSGNRVTEIKLPGRSLSGSLGYQLEPMSSVTNLDLSNNNLGGTIPYQLPPNLQYLNLANNNFNGAIPYSLSEKTSLIVLNLGHNQLQQALNVDFQKLSSLSTLDLSFNSLTGDLPQTMSSLSSIRTMYLQNNQFTGTIDVLANLPLDTLNVGNNHFTGWIPEQLKNIIQKDGNAWSSGPAPPPPPGTPPAVARNRNHKSGGHSPSDGGSSDGGGKKSGIGGGGIAGIVISILVVGAIVVFFLVKRRPKKSFNDVEKLDNQPLAQNEVHEMNSMQTSSVIDLKTFDTSATPISLKPPPFDRHKSFDEDEFSNKPVIVNKPTKVKKTVTAPTNVKSYSIADLQIATGSFSVEQLLGEGSFGRVYRAQFDEGKVLAVKKIDSSVLPNDMSDDFVELVSNISQLHHPNVTELVGYCSEHGQHLLVYEFHKNGSLHDFLHLPDEYSKPLIWNSRVKIALGIARALEYLHEVCSPSVVHKNIKSANILLDTDFNPHLSDSGLASYIPNANQVLNNNAGSGYEAPEVGLSGHYTLKSDVYSFGVVMLELLSGRKPFDSSRPRSEQALVRWATPQLHDIDALAKMVDPTLEGLYPVKSLSRFADVIALCVQPEPEFRPPMSEVVQALVRLVQRTNMSKRTFGTDQGGSNRGGDDQDTQDM